A region of the Bosea sp. BIWAKO-01 genome:
CGGTTGCGCCGACGCCTTCGGCAGCGAGCGCCTGAACCTGCGCTGTGTCGATGGAGGGCTTGCGACCCTTGTAGACACCCTCGGCCTTCGCTTTGCCAATGCCCGTAGGGCCATCGGACGAGCCTAGCGCAGCATGAGGGCGATGTGAGCAGTTGCGCAGAACGTGAATCGGTTTCGTCGGTTTTGCTCCTTTAGCGCAATGCAGTCGTAGCCCGCTCGACCTCTGCCCGATAGGTGGCGCAGAACTGCGTCGGGCCGGCTGCCCACTCGGCCAGCACCCCGTCTCGCGCAGCCTCCATCGCGCTTCGCGGGATGGTTGGGATCTGCTGCTTCGCCATCGCGAGAACTTCGGTGGGCAGTGATGTGCACTTGTCGTGATAGGCCGTGACAAGCGCGACGCCGCGCGCGGGCCACTGGTCGTTCGCTGCGGCGGGCGACATCGCGTTCGCCGCGAGGGCCGTCGCCAGCTGGGACGGGATCAGTTTCATCGTGCTTGCTCCGGCGATGAAGGGGGCGCTTGGATTCAGTCGATGCGGATGCTGCCGCGCGCGATCAATTTGCCGAGGGCCTCGTACCGGTTGTCCTCGCAAAATTCCCGCATCACGAAATTGCTGTCCCATTTCTGGGCGCAGTGGTCCTGCGGCAACGGCGCGATGTCGGCGGCGCTGAACTCGCCCGCGAAGGCATGGCTGGCGAGGAACGTGAACGCTGCGGTGACGAATAGACGTTCCATGCGTTCACTCCACGTTTGAAGGCCGGGATTGGCGTTTCGTGCTGCGGGTCGCATCCCGCAGAAGAAAAGGGTCCGCGGGCGACGGCGGTCGGCCTTCTCAAGCTGGATCACGTCGGCGCGTGCAGCTTCGCGGTGACTGCCACCGCGTTCCGGCTTGCCGCCTCAACGCCCTCAGCAGGGTCGCTGCTGAACCGGACGAGCTGCGTCGTCGGCGCTACAAGCGAGGCGGCGGACGGCGACCAGCCCAAGCGCGAGGGTGGCGACGGCGCACGACCAGATGGCGAGGACCATGAGCATTACTCTTTTTTGGGGTACCTCTGCCTAACATGCGTCGGCCATGGCGGGCTTGTTGGTTCAAGCCATGCCCTTGCGTATCGCTGCCATTCGTGGCGCTTCCTGCCGATGCTGCGCGTCCATGCGGTCGAGTGGCGCGACGGGATGCCTTCCGCGAGCCCGCCACCGATGGCGTGACGCGGCTGCGTGATGCCTGCCCACGTCGCCGTGAAGCTGGCGGCGGTCGAGGTCAAGGCATGGAGGGGCGCGGCTGGGCAGGCATGGCACGGCGAGGTCGGGCACTGCGGGGCATGGTCTGGCGGGCACGGCTCACGGCGATCCGCTAATCGGCTCAGTGACGATCGGGGCTTCGTTCCCCGGCCCTCACGCCTTTCCCCATCCTCAAGATGTCACTGCCGCCTGCCGTGACAGGACGACGGTTGGAAGAATCACGTTCATCACTTCAGATCGGTTCGATCTGAAGTGATGATGATCTAGAGTTTTCAGGCCGCGGCGCTGGCGAGAGTGCCCGCGGGCGCATCGCGCAGATTGAGAATGCGCCGCGCATTATCGTAGAATAGCTTTTGCTTGTCGGTCGGCGACAGCTCCAACGCTTCGAGCAGGCGCAACGTCTCGGACGGCATCCAGCATGGATAATCCGTGCCGTACATCACGTTGTCGATTCCGTAATATTCGATGGCGAACTTCATGCCGAGGCTGTGGGGCGACACCGTGTCGGTGAACATCCGTTTGATATAGGTGCTTGGCGGATGCGGCAGTCCGACGCGTGCGCCGTTCTTGTCCATCCGTCCCGACTGGTAGGGCAGCGCACCGCCCGTATGCGACATCACGATCTTCAGCGTCGGATGGCGCTCCATAATGCCCGAGAAAATCAGGCGCGCAGCAGCGACGCTGACCTCCATGACGCGGCCAAGGGTCAGGTGCAGCGCGCCTCCGTAACCTTCCAGAACATCTTGGAACACAGCATCCGTTGGATGGATGAACATGGGAACGCCGAGCTCAGCGACGCGTGCATAGAAGGGCTCCAGACGTTCCGCATCGATGCGCGGATCGTTGCCGACGCTTCCGGGAATATTGACGCCCATCAGGCCGAGCCGGCCGACCGCGTCGTCCAGCACCTCGATTGCGACTGATGTATCCGTCAGCGGCACGGCCGCGCTGGCCCAAAGCCGCCCCGGATACCGACGCTGCGCGGCACTCATTTCTTCGTTCCAGAACAGCGCGTGATCGCGCCCTTCCTCAAGCGGAAGATCGGAGAAATGGATCGACAGGGGCCCGATCGAGCAGACTACGTCCACGCGATGGCCCAAGCCGTCCATGTAGGCGAACTGTCGCTCGAGATCGAACCATTCAGGCTCGAGATTGAGGAGGCCAGTGGCGTTCTCTTTGCGCCGATAGTCATAGCCGCCATCGGCATTGCGCGTCACGCGGGGATAGACGCAT
Encoded here:
- a CDS encoding amidohydrolase family protein — encoded protein: MDRNARMHIIDSHFHYWPRSFFEMLAKRCVYPRVTRNADGGYDYRRKENATGLLNLEPEWFDLERQFAYMDGLGHRVDVVCSIGPLSIHFSDLPLEEGRDHALFWNEEMSAAQRRYPGRLWASAAVPLTDTSVAIEVLDDAVGRLGLMGVNIPGSVGNDPRIDAERLEPFYARVAELGVPMFIHPTDAVFQDVLEGYGGALHLTLGRVMEVSVAAARLIFSGIMERHPTLKIVMSHTGGALPYQSGRMDKNGARVGLPHPPSTYIKRMFTDTVSPHSLGMKFAIEYYGIDNVMYGTDYPCWMPSETLRLLEALELSPTDKQKLFYDNARRILNLRDAPAGTLASAAA